A region from the Geotrypetes seraphini chromosome 10, aGeoSer1.1, whole genome shotgun sequence genome encodes:
- the TMEM86B gene encoding lysoplasmalogenase: protein MDLLEPNGRRRNKTRGTGWSHAVRLLPFVVTSAAYFTLCPPPSEPGQFPALMKCLPVLSLAFFVLAHGVSLGGPSPYAWKILLGLLFSAAGDVCLIWPDLFLHGMVLFGLAHLLYILAFGLRPFQIHLFLLLAVLGSASYVFLLPYLQGLLVYAAGVYTVLIAAMVWRALTGARQTPYGRSRARISSAAGAMSFMVSDGILAVDKFCFPLPHSQLFVMATYYLAQVLIAVSVTQPSRTEELWKVE, encoded by the exons ATGGACCTCTTGGAACCTAATGGCAGAAGGAGGAACAAAACCCGGGGCACG GGCTGGAGCCATGCTGTCCGGTTGCTGCCTTTTGTGGTGACATCTGCCGCCTACTTCACTCTCTGTCCGCCCccctctgagccaggccagttcCCTGCTCTGATGAAGTGTCTCCCTGTCCTGAGCCTGGCTTTCTTTGTGCTAGCCCACGGTGTTAGCCTGGGGGGCCCCTCACCTTATGCCTGGAAGATCTTGCTGGGTCTCCTGTTCTCCGCTGCTGGGGATGTTTGCCTCATCTGGCCTGACCTCTTTCTCCATG GAATGGTCCTATTTGGACTTGCCCATCTCCTCTATATCCTTGCCTTTGGCTTGCGACCTTTCCAAATTCATCTCTTCCTACTGTTGGCTGTGTTGGGCAGTGCTTCCTATGTCTTCCTCCTCCCCTACCTGCAGGGACTGCTGGTCTATGCAGCCGGTGTCTACACGGTCTTGATTGCTGCTATGGTGTGGCGAGCACTGACGGGGGCTCGCCAGACCCCCTACGGCCGCTCTCGGGCCCGCATTTCCTCGGCCGCAGGGGCCATGAGCTTCATGGTGTCTGATGGAATTCTGGCGGTGGATAAGTTTTGCTTCCCACTCCCCCATTCCCAGCTGTTTGTCATGGCGACTTATTACCTTGCTCAGGTGCTTATAGCTGTGTCAGTGACCCAGCCCTCCCGCACTGAGGAACTCTGGAAGGTGGAATGA